The Methanoculleus sp. SDB DNA window TAGAGCGAAAACACGATGTCGCCGGTGGTGGTGATCGGGTTGCCGCTGCTGTCTTTCAGCATCCCCTGATAGGTGATCATCGTCGAGGTCGCTGCTGAAGCGATACCGGCAGTCAGGCTCAAAAGAGCCACGACTGCAAGAATGATTAGGCAAAAATTGTTCGTTTTTGGCATGGTTGATTCCTTCCTGTCACAGTCTGCTGAAGACACGGGCTCCAGCCGGAAGAGCAACCCGGCAATCTTGCGTCGGAGAGAGGCGGCAGCACTAAAACGGGCCCATGCCCTTTTCCCGCCTGCGTGGTGAAGCATCTGAGCTGCCCTGTCTTTCCGCTTAGTGGAAGCGATTATAGAAGTATGCAAAGCAATGGTGCTCGACAATCGTGGAAAAGATAATTATTCAGGGAAATCCCGGCCGAAAAAATAAAAATTGTTTGCCGTATGCCCATCATGGTACAGCCTGATGAAAGTGTCCGGACTCACCGAAGGCAGTATGAACGGGAAGGCGATCCGCCATTCATCAGTGTAACCATACAATACGGCACTATTTTCAATCCTTCCAAATCCGGCCTTTGTCCAATGAGTTTCCAGGCCTTCACGAGATGATGAAAAATCCGTATGGTCCCGGATTTCACGCTGCTTCACGGTGTCCAATGCAGAACAAGCTCTCCTTCGCCAGTATGTTCATCAATTTGTTCTTGTGAAACGACAAAATCTTCTCGCAGGTAAAATTGTACCGCACGAACATTCTTTTTATAGACGTGCAATGACAGTTCAGAGCGGATCTCCTTGACATAATCAAGTAAAGCCTTTCCTATGCCGTTGGACTGACTATGTGCATCAACAAATATTCCGGCAATATGATTTCCCATTAACCCGACAAATCCCTGGATTTTATCGCTCTCCTCGTAAACGAAGAGTGTTGAAGCAGGCAACATCTCTTTCACCATTGCATAATTGCCCTGCCAGTAACTCTGGTTAGTAAAATCGTGAGCCTGTATATTCGTTTCAAGCCATATCTTCATTACTGTGTCTAAATCATCAATTTTAAACCTTCTAATCATATTTACTCGGTGATAAATAATCGGTAATCATTTTTCTCGAATATCCAATCAAATTCTTGGAAACCATATTCCATAGAAATATCAACGATTTGCTCTCCGATATGTTTTTTCGTTTGACATTCTCCACCACTTTCAAAACCCCCCTCCACCTTTCCATCTCCGGTTCAGGAATTTCCTCTCCCCCTCCATGCACGGAGACGCCCGGCCAGCGGACACCGCCCGAACCGGCAGGCCACCATGCTCGCCGCCAGGAGGATGAGGATGATGACGATGATCCCCTCGATCTGCAGCAGCGGCCCGATGAACTCGCTCCCGGGAAGGTTGCGGAGGCCCGGGTAATCGACGCCTGATGCGAGGCGGGCGCCGGTCGTCACAATAAGCACGGCCGGGATGATGTAGGTGCACAGGGGATAGATGATCCGTGCAAGCCCGTTCCCGATTTCCCGGGCGAGCAGGTCCCGTGAGGAGGAAAGAAACCACGTGAAGATGATCGAAAGGAGGATGGCGGCAACCGGGAGGCCCAGCGTCCCCACGGTCTCGTCCAGAAAATCGAGCACGGGTATCCCGTCGAACGTGAGACCTGCCGCACTGTAGGAGAGGGCCGGGGGAAGGCCGGTCACCAGCACGGCGCCGGTGAGCACCGCTGCGGCACGCTTTCGTGACCAGAGGAACGATTCCCGCAGCGCCGCCACCGACATTTCCAGCATGGAGATCGCGGACGTGAGCGCAGCGAAGAAGAGCACGAGGAAAAACGCAGCTGCGATCACCCGGCCGCCGGGCATCACCGCGAAGGCCTTCGGGAGGGTGGTGAAGGCCAGCTCCGCCCCGGCCGCAGGGGCGAGCCCGAACGAGAAGACGATCGGAAAGATGACCATCCCGGAAAGGAGGGCGACCCCCAGGTCGGCGAGCGTGATCACCAGGGATGCAACCGGGATCCCCTGCTTTTGGTCGACATAGGCCCCGTAGGTCAGCAGGATCCCCATCCCCACCGAGAGGGAGAAGAATGCCTGCCCGAAGGCCGCACCCCAGAGGAGGGGGTTGCCGAGGACCGTAACGTCAGGGGTGAAGAGGAAGTCCATCCCCTGCGAGAACCCGGGCAGGGTGGTGCAGTACAGGGCGAGGATGATGAGCGTGCCGATTGAGACGGGGATTAAGAGGGTTGAAATGCGTTCGATTCCTTTTCGGACCCCGCCCGATACCACCATCCCGGCCGCAAGCGCTGTTGCCGCGAACAGGAGAACCGGCAGCCACCCGGCTGAAAAATCGGCAAAGGGGATGCGTTCGCCGGAAAGGGAGAAGAAGAAGTAGCCGAGCGTCCACCCGGCGATGACAAGGTAGTAGGAGAGGATCAGGAAGACAATCCCGCAGATTATCCAGCCGAAGACCCGGAACTGATGACGCACGGACCGGAAGGCGCTGACGATGGTTCCCTGGAAGTGGCGGCCGAGGGCGAGCTCGAAGATCATCAGGGGAAGTGCGCAAAGGAAGACCGCGATCAGGTAGGGAATGAGATATGCTCCGCCGCCGTTCTCGCCCAGCACCGCCGGGAACCGCCAGATGTTGCCGATACCCACCGCCGAGCCGATCACCGCGAGAACAAATCCCGCCCCCGATGACCACCGTTCCATGATGCCGTTTTCCTCCGGAGGTTTGGGTATGTTCTGGTGTAATCCCTGTTAATTCTTTACTCACCCTGCTACGGGTTCGCGTTCTGGCGTCATGTGGCGGACGGTAGTGTCGGGGCCAGCCCGGAGACCCCCGCACGACATCGCCCGGCACAGGATCCGGCCGGGCAACGCCGGAACAGCGGGCGGCCCGCGAAGAAAAACGCATGCGCGAATGCCTCGCGAATTACCGGAAGGGATGATGCGAAAGCATAACTACGAGAACAGACAGGTGGCATTCATGAAGATTGTCGCTCTTGCCGATGTGCCCGTCGGCCCGAACCCCCATCATGTGGATGCACGGAAAGTGTACGATACGGAGTATGCAACCGCCGTGCTCATCACATTGCAGCCGGGCGAGGCCTTAAAAAAGCACATCACGCCGGTCGATGTCTTCTTCTACGTGCTGGAAGGCACGGGGATTATCGAGATCGGCGACGAGCGGGCGACCGTCGGGCCCGATCACCTGGTCGAGAGCCCCGCGACGATCCCGCACCGCTGGATCAACGAGAGCGGTGATGCCTTCCGGGTGCTCGTCGTCAAGGTCCCCCGCCCGACCACCGAGACAAAACTGCTGTGAGACGATGCTACCCGACTGCGGGCCGTGTCAGTGCTGCCCCAGCCGACTGAGCATCTCCTTCCTGCCCGGGGCGAGCTTCCCCGCGAGCAGGGCCACGTACTGCCCCTGCCACCGGGCCCCGGCAAGCTCGTTCTCGGTGGGCCACCGGTCGCCTCCTGCGATGGTCGAGGCCCCGTAGGGCGAACACCCGGTGATCTCGTCACAGCGCGACTGGCCCGTAAAGGCATACGGAAGGCCGGCGAGGACCATGCCGTGGTGAAGCAGCGTTACCTGCGTGGAGAGAATGGTGGATTCCTGCCCGCCGTGCTGCGTCGCCGAGCTCGTGAACACGCTTCCCACCTTTCCCACGAGAGCATTGTCCTGCCAGAGGCCGCCGGTCGCATCGAAGAACTGGCGCATCTGCCCGCACATGTTCCCGAACCGCGTCGGGGTCCCGACGATCACCGCATCGGCGGTGATAAGGTCCTGGCGGGTGCACACCGGCACACGGGCAAACTCCTGTTGAAATGCGGTCGCCCCCATCTTTTCGATGACTTCGGGAGGCAGCGTTTCGGAGACACGCCGGAGCACGGGAGTGGCGCCGCCGTTCCGTACGC harbors:
- a CDS encoding acetyltransferase; its protein translation is MIRRFKIDDLDTVMKIWLETNIQAHDFTNQSYWQGNYAMVKEMLPASTLFVYEESDKIQGFVGLMGNHIAGIFVDAHSQSNGIGKALLDYVKEIRSELSLHVYKKNVRAVQFYLREDFVVSQEQIDEHTGEGELVLHWTP
- a CDS encoding sodium:calcium symporter; this translates as MERWSSGAGFVLAVIGSAVGIGNIWRFPAVLGENGGGAYLIPYLIAVFLCALPLMIFELALGRHFQGTIVSAFRSVRHQFRVFGWIICGIVFLILSYYLVIAGWTLGYFFFSLSGERIPFADFSAGWLPVLLFAATALAAGMVVSGGVRKGIERISTLLIPVSIGTLIILALYCTTLPGFSQGMDFLFTPDVTVLGNPLLWGAAFGQAFFSLSVGMGILLTYGAYVDQKQGIPVASLVITLADLGVALLSGMVIFPIVFSFGLAPAAGAELAFTTLPKAFAVMPGGRVIAAAFFLVLFFAALTSAISMLEMSVAALRESFLWSRKRAAAVLTGAVLVTGLPPALSYSAAGLTFDGIPVLDFLDETVGTLGLPVAAILLSIIFTWFLSSSRDLLAREIGNGLARIIYPLCTYIIPAVLIVTTGARLASGVDYPGLRNLPGSEFIGPLLQIEGIIVIILILLAASMVACRFGRCPLAGRLRAWRGRGNS
- a CDS encoding cupin translates to MKIVALADVPVGPNPHHVDARKVYDTEYATAVLITLQPGEALKKHITPVDVFFYVLEGTGIIEIGDERATVGPDHLVESPATIPHRWINESGDAFRVLVVKVPRPTTETKLL
- a CDS encoding NAD(P)H-quinone oxidoreductase; this encodes MTAVLIVYYSLYGHVHKLAQAVAGGVRNGGATPVLRRVSETLPPEVIEKMGATAFQQEFARVPVCTRQDLITADAVIVGTPTRFGNMCGQMRQFFDATGGLWQDNALVGKVGSVFTSSATQHGGQESTILSTQVTLLHHGMVLAGLPYAFTGQSRCDEITGCSPYGASTIAGGDRWPTENELAGARWQGQYVALLAGKLAPGRKEMLSRLGQH